The following are from one region of the Oncorhynchus masou masou isolate Uvic2021 chromosome 24, UVic_Omas_1.1, whole genome shotgun sequence genome:
- the LOC135513027 gene encoding uncharacterized protein LOC135513027 isoform X2 — translation MEKGAGRQRGGEEEEILEVEETGAAGQWRETEVLALLSVWGELGAAQNSGVRSRATFECISEQLKRLSVLRGWRECQAQCRRLGLQGRKAEQPGTSTNYSQGEAAMMDTQMNQSDWEEKEDLTSEKEAHSSSVIIQEGRHWTDEEVRALLCVWSDRHVRQRLKGTLRNKAIFQEMARCMQRGFGVVRNWKQCRTKYKNLKYEYKTAKSAQDAAGSSGSGPGRYMKFFDEVEAIVLDRGFEGCQDMQRGPEGDQGAGRLGPLEGKTQSKEPEGDLVIEIDDDDNSDDYELDTDQNQRESGVHLSPLDQSSSEQFHVVTVSDTGRNWSDQEVHALIQVWSEEGVCRQLESSTRKRDIFVQISCRLLQQGVERDWKQCHTKYKNLKYLYRSLQRGRADSTDPRHLMRFYDEVDAILTRSDSGPAMGYEEQAEAGAILAGAMVGYEDDTGAMTCPVNSYTAQSHEVIPKNEDKQTHTDNSDTDKRQDLTAKRGLKRKALIQDTCRIVKKNDTGSSCAESIDFQCKLEEEQNIPITEINSVYSMAASVRQKQKISRDSCSTFLFLRRIHELQIFRLSTNMAPASVLKLGQKLNEGKTKQIFELVDEPGHVLVQSKDQITAGNAVRKDQMEGKAAIANRTTSCVFKLLQEAGIKTAFVRQQSETAFVAAHCEMIPIEWVCRRVATGSFLKRNPGVKEGYRFSPLKMEMFFKDDANNDPQWSEEQLLETKFSLAGLNIGRCEVDIMNRSTVAIFEVLERAWATQNCTLVDMKIEFGVNVRTKEIVLADVIDNDSWRLWPAGDRSQQKDKQVYRDLKEVTPEAMQMVKKNFEWVSERVKLLLEPKACGRVVVLMGSTSDLAHCEKIRKACGSYGIHCVLRVTSAHKGPDETLRIKAEYEGDGVPTVFVAVAGRSNGLGPVMSGNTAYPVINCPPITPDWGAQDIWSSLRMPSGLGCSTVLSPDAAAQFAAQIFGLSDHLVWSKLRASMLNTWVSLKQADKKLQACSL, via the exons ATGGAGAAAGGAGCAGGGAGACAaagaggaggtgaagaggaggagattCTAGAGGTGGAGGAGACAGGTGCAGCAGGGCAGTGGAGGGAAACGGAGGTGCTGGCTCTTCTGTCAGTGTGGGGGGAGCTGGGAGCAGCTCAGAATTCAGGTGTACGCAGTAGAGCCACATTTGAATGCATCTCAGAGCAGCTGAAAAGGCTGAGCGTGCTGCGTGGCTGGAGGGAGTGCCAGGCCCAGTGCAGGAGGCTGGGACTTCAGGGCAGGAAGGCTGAACAGCCAGGCACATCCACCAACTACAGCCAGGGGGAAGCAGCCATGATGGACACCCAAATGAACCAAAGTGACTGGGAAGAAAAGGAGGATCTTACCAGTGAGAAAGAGGCTCACTCTTCCTCAGTCATAATACAGGAAG GCCGCCATTGGACAGATGAGGAGGTGCGAGCTCTGCTTTGTGTCTGGTCTGACCGCCACGTCCGCCAACGCCTCAAAGGAACGCTACGCAACAAGGCCATCTTCCAGGAGATGGCCCGCTGCATGCAGAGGGGCTTCGGAGTGGTGCGCAACTGGAAACAATGCCGCACTAAATACAAGAACCTCAAGTATGAGTACAAGACAGCCAAGAGTGCCCAGGACGCTGCAGGCAGCAGTGGAAGTGGCCCAGGAAGGTACATGAAGTTCTTTGATGAGGTAGAGGCCATAGTGCTGGACAGGGGATTTGAAGGGTGCCAGGATATGCAGAGAGGACCTGAAGGGGACCAGGGAGCTGGGAGGCTGGGCCCTCTTGAAGGCAAGACTCAGTCTAAAGAACCTGAAGGAGACCTGGTCATTGAGATAGACGATG ATGACAACAGTGACGATTATGAGCTAGACACAGACCAAAACCAAAGGGAATCAG GAGTCCATCTATCACCATTGGATCAATCTAGCTCCGAGCAGTTCCACGTGGTAACGGTGTCTGACACAGGCCGGAACTGGAGTGACCAGGAGGTGCATGCTCTGATCCAGGTGTGGTCGGAGGAGGGTGTGTGCAGGCAGCTGGAGAGCTCCACCAGGAAGAGGGATATCTTTGTGCAGATCTCCTGCCGGCTACTGCAGCAGGGGGTGGAGCGTGACTGGAAGCAGTGTCACACCAAATACAAGAACCTCAAGTACCTGTATCGCTCCCTACAGAGGGGCAGGGCTGACAGCACAGACCCACGCCATCTCATGAGGTTCTATGATGAGGTGGATGCCATTTTGACCAGGTCTGATAGTGGACCTGCCATGGGATATGAGGAACAAGCAGAGGCTGGCGCCATTTTGGCTGGGGCCATGGTGGGGTATGAGGATGACACAGGTGCCATGACTTGTCCAGTTAACTCTTACACAGCTCAAAGTCATGAGGTTATCCCAAAGAATgaggacaaacaaacacacacag ACAATTCTGATACCGATAAAAGACAGGATCTGACTGCAAAAAGAGGACTGAAAAGGAAAGCATTGATTCAAG ATACCTGTAGAATTGTGAAGAAAAATGATACTGGGAGCAGCTGTGCTGAGAGTATTGATTTCCAGTGCAAATTGGAGGAGGAACAAAACATTCCCATTACAGAGATCAACTCAGTCTACTCAATGGCAGCCTCTGTCCGACAAAAACAG AAAATCAGTCGTGACTCCTGCAGCACATTTCTCTTTCTGCGCCGAATCCACGAGTTGCAG ATTTTTAGATTATCTACCAACATGGCACCTGCATCAG TGCTGAAACTTGGACAGAAACTAAATGAGGGAAAGACCAAGCAGATATTCGAGCTCGTGGATGAGCCAGGCCATGTTCTGGTCCAGTCCAAGGACCAAATCACCGCCGGGAATGCGGTGAGGAAGGACCAGATGGAGGGTAAGGCCGCGATCGCAAACAGAACCACGAGCTGTGTTTTCAAGCTACTGCAGGAAGCGG GCATTAAGACAGCCTTTGTAAGGCAACAGTCGGAGACTGCGTTCGTGGCGGCCCACTGTGAGATGATCCCCATTGAGTGGGTCTGCCGGCGGGTGGCTACTGGATCCTTCCTGAAGAGGAACCCAGGCGTCAAGGAGGGCTACAGGTTCTCCCCTCTGAAAATGGAGATGTTCTTCaag GATGATGCCAACAATGACCCTCAGTGGTCGGAGGAGCAGCTGCTGGAGACTAAGTTCTCTCTGGCTGGGCTCAACATTGGCCGCTGTGAGGTGGACATCATGAACCGCAGCACTGTTGCCATCTTTGAGGTTCTGGAGAGGGCCTGGGCCACCCAGAACTGCACACTGGTGGACATGAAG ATTGAGTTTGGTGTGAATGTCCGCACCAAAGAAATTGTGCTTGCTGATGTGATTGACAATGATTCCTGGAGGCTGTGGCCTGCGGGAGATCGGAGTCAGCAGAAAGACAAACAG GTGTACCGGGACCTGAAGGAGGTGACTCCTGAGGCCATGCAGATGGTGAAGAAAAACTTTGAGTGGGTCTCTGAAAGAGTGAAG CTTCTGCTGGAGCCCAAGGCCTGTGGCAGAGTGGTGGTTCTGATGGGCTCCACCTCTGACCTAGCCCACTGTGAGAAGATCAGGAAGGCCTGTGGCTCCTACGGAATCCACTGTGTCCTCCGAGTCACCTCTGCACACAAAGGACCAGACGAGACTCTTCGCATCAAAGCTGAATACGAAG GAGACGGAGTACCGACTGTGTTTGTGGCTGTGGCGGGCAGAAGCAATGGCCTTGGTCCAGTGATGTCAGGAAACACCGCCTACCCAGTCATCAATTGCCCTCCTATCACTCCTGACTGGGGGGCACAGGACATCTGGTCATCTCTTCGCATGCCCAGCG GTCTTGGCTgctccacagtcctctcccctGACGCTGCAGCCCAGTTTGCAGCTCAGATCTTTGGGCTCAGTGACCACCTGGTGTGGTCCAAACTGCGGGCCTCCATGCTCAACACCTGGGTGTCTCTGAAGCAGGCTGACAAGAAGCTGCAGGCCTGTAGCCTGTAA
- the LOC135513027 gene encoding uncharacterized protein LOC135513027 isoform X1, with the protein MEKGAGRQRGGEEEEILEVEETGAAGQWRETEVLALLSVWGELGAAQNSGVRSRATFECISEQLKRLSVLRGWRECQAQCRRLGLQGRKAEQPGTSTNYSQGEAAMMDTQMNQSDWEEKEDLTSEKEAHSSSVIIQEGGLCQILHEALPYAQYVGRHWTDEEVRALLCVWSDRHVRQRLKGTLRNKAIFQEMARCMQRGFGVVRNWKQCRTKYKNLKYEYKTAKSAQDAAGSSGSGPGRYMKFFDEVEAIVLDRGFEGCQDMQRGPEGDQGAGRLGPLEGKTQSKEPEGDLVIEIDDDDNSDDYELDTDQNQRESGVHLSPLDQSSSEQFHVVTVSDTGRNWSDQEVHALIQVWSEEGVCRQLESSTRKRDIFVQISCRLLQQGVERDWKQCHTKYKNLKYLYRSLQRGRADSTDPRHLMRFYDEVDAILTRSDSGPAMGYEEQAEAGAILAGAMVGYEDDTGAMTCPVNSYTAQSHEVIPKNEDKQTHTDNSDTDKRQDLTAKRGLKRKALIQDTCRIVKKNDTGSSCAESIDFQCKLEEEQNIPITEINSVYSMAASVRQKQKISRDSCSTFLFLRRIHELQIFRLSTNMAPASVLKLGQKLNEGKTKQIFELVDEPGHVLVQSKDQITAGNAVRKDQMEGKAAIANRTTSCVFKLLQEAGIKTAFVRQQSETAFVAAHCEMIPIEWVCRRVATGSFLKRNPGVKEGYRFSPLKMEMFFKDDANNDPQWSEEQLLETKFSLAGLNIGRCEVDIMNRSTVAIFEVLERAWATQNCTLVDMKIEFGVNVRTKEIVLADVIDNDSWRLWPAGDRSQQKDKQVYRDLKEVTPEAMQMVKKNFEWVSERVKLLLEPKACGRVVVLMGSTSDLAHCEKIRKACGSYGIHCVLRVTSAHKGPDETLRIKAEYEGDGVPTVFVAVAGRSNGLGPVMSGNTAYPVINCPPITPDWGAQDIWSSLRMPSGLGCSTVLSPDAAAQFAAQIFGLSDHLVWSKLRASMLNTWVSLKQADKKLQACSL; encoded by the exons ATGGAGAAAGGAGCAGGGAGACAaagaggaggtgaagaggaggagattCTAGAGGTGGAGGAGACAGGTGCAGCAGGGCAGTGGAGGGAAACGGAGGTGCTGGCTCTTCTGTCAGTGTGGGGGGAGCTGGGAGCAGCTCAGAATTCAGGTGTACGCAGTAGAGCCACATTTGAATGCATCTCAGAGCAGCTGAAAAGGCTGAGCGTGCTGCGTGGCTGGAGGGAGTGCCAGGCCCAGTGCAGGAGGCTGGGACTTCAGGGCAGGAAGGCTGAACAGCCAGGCACATCCACCAACTACAGCCAGGGGGAAGCAGCCATGATGGACACCCAAATGAACCAAAGTGACTGGGAAGAAAAGGAGGATCTTACCAGTGAGAAAGAGGCTCACTCTTCCTCAGTCATAATACAGGAAG GAGGCCTGTGTCAGATTCTTCACGAGGCTCTCCCTTATGCCCAATACGTAGGCCGCCATTGGACAGATGAGGAGGTGCGAGCTCTGCTTTGTGTCTGGTCTGACCGCCACGTCCGCCAACGCCTCAAAGGAACGCTACGCAACAAGGCCATCTTCCAGGAGATGGCCCGCTGCATGCAGAGGGGCTTCGGAGTGGTGCGCAACTGGAAACAATGCCGCACTAAATACAAGAACCTCAAGTATGAGTACAAGACAGCCAAGAGTGCCCAGGACGCTGCAGGCAGCAGTGGAAGTGGCCCAGGAAGGTACATGAAGTTCTTTGATGAGGTAGAGGCCATAGTGCTGGACAGGGGATTTGAAGGGTGCCAGGATATGCAGAGAGGACCTGAAGGGGACCAGGGAGCTGGGAGGCTGGGCCCTCTTGAAGGCAAGACTCAGTCTAAAGAACCTGAAGGAGACCTGGTCATTGAGATAGACGATG ATGACAACAGTGACGATTATGAGCTAGACACAGACCAAAACCAAAGGGAATCAG GAGTCCATCTATCACCATTGGATCAATCTAGCTCCGAGCAGTTCCACGTGGTAACGGTGTCTGACACAGGCCGGAACTGGAGTGACCAGGAGGTGCATGCTCTGATCCAGGTGTGGTCGGAGGAGGGTGTGTGCAGGCAGCTGGAGAGCTCCACCAGGAAGAGGGATATCTTTGTGCAGATCTCCTGCCGGCTACTGCAGCAGGGGGTGGAGCGTGACTGGAAGCAGTGTCACACCAAATACAAGAACCTCAAGTACCTGTATCGCTCCCTACAGAGGGGCAGGGCTGACAGCACAGACCCACGCCATCTCATGAGGTTCTATGATGAGGTGGATGCCATTTTGACCAGGTCTGATAGTGGACCTGCCATGGGATATGAGGAACAAGCAGAGGCTGGCGCCATTTTGGCTGGGGCCATGGTGGGGTATGAGGATGACACAGGTGCCATGACTTGTCCAGTTAACTCTTACACAGCTCAAAGTCATGAGGTTATCCCAAAGAATgaggacaaacaaacacacacag ACAATTCTGATACCGATAAAAGACAGGATCTGACTGCAAAAAGAGGACTGAAAAGGAAAGCATTGATTCAAG ATACCTGTAGAATTGTGAAGAAAAATGATACTGGGAGCAGCTGTGCTGAGAGTATTGATTTCCAGTGCAAATTGGAGGAGGAACAAAACATTCCCATTACAGAGATCAACTCAGTCTACTCAATGGCAGCCTCTGTCCGACAAAAACAG AAAATCAGTCGTGACTCCTGCAGCACATTTCTCTTTCTGCGCCGAATCCACGAGTTGCAG ATTTTTAGATTATCTACCAACATGGCACCTGCATCAG TGCTGAAACTTGGACAGAAACTAAATGAGGGAAAGACCAAGCAGATATTCGAGCTCGTGGATGAGCCAGGCCATGTTCTGGTCCAGTCCAAGGACCAAATCACCGCCGGGAATGCGGTGAGGAAGGACCAGATGGAGGGTAAGGCCGCGATCGCAAACAGAACCACGAGCTGTGTTTTCAAGCTACTGCAGGAAGCGG GCATTAAGACAGCCTTTGTAAGGCAACAGTCGGAGACTGCGTTCGTGGCGGCCCACTGTGAGATGATCCCCATTGAGTGGGTCTGCCGGCGGGTGGCTACTGGATCCTTCCTGAAGAGGAACCCAGGCGTCAAGGAGGGCTACAGGTTCTCCCCTCTGAAAATGGAGATGTTCTTCaag GATGATGCCAACAATGACCCTCAGTGGTCGGAGGAGCAGCTGCTGGAGACTAAGTTCTCTCTGGCTGGGCTCAACATTGGCCGCTGTGAGGTGGACATCATGAACCGCAGCACTGTTGCCATCTTTGAGGTTCTGGAGAGGGCCTGGGCCACCCAGAACTGCACACTGGTGGACATGAAG ATTGAGTTTGGTGTGAATGTCCGCACCAAAGAAATTGTGCTTGCTGATGTGATTGACAATGATTCCTGGAGGCTGTGGCCTGCGGGAGATCGGAGTCAGCAGAAAGACAAACAG GTGTACCGGGACCTGAAGGAGGTGACTCCTGAGGCCATGCAGATGGTGAAGAAAAACTTTGAGTGGGTCTCTGAAAGAGTGAAG CTTCTGCTGGAGCCCAAGGCCTGTGGCAGAGTGGTGGTTCTGATGGGCTCCACCTCTGACCTAGCCCACTGTGAGAAGATCAGGAAGGCCTGTGGCTCCTACGGAATCCACTGTGTCCTCCGAGTCACCTCTGCACACAAAGGACCAGACGAGACTCTTCGCATCAAAGCTGAATACGAAG GAGACGGAGTACCGACTGTGTTTGTGGCTGTGGCGGGCAGAAGCAATGGCCTTGGTCCAGTGATGTCAGGAAACACCGCCTACCCAGTCATCAATTGCCCTCCTATCACTCCTGACTGGGGGGCACAGGACATCTGGTCATCTCTTCGCATGCCCAGCG GTCTTGGCTgctccacagtcctctcccctGACGCTGCAGCCCAGTTTGCAGCTCAGATCTTTGGGCTCAGTGACCACCTGGTGTGGTCCAAACTGCGGGCCTCCATGCTCAACACCTGGGTGTCTCTGAAGCAGGCTGACAAGAAGCTGCAGGCCTGTAGCCTGTAA
- the LOC135513027 gene encoding multifunctional protein ADE2-like isoform X3: MGNFIDVPDNRRSTACQIAKKISRDSCSTFLFLRRIHELQIFRLSTNMAPASVLKLGQKLNEGKTKQIFELVDEPGHVLVQSKDQITAGNAVRKDQMEGKAAIANRTTSCVFKLLQEAGIKTAFVRQQSETAFVAAHCEMIPIEWVCRRVATGSFLKRNPGVKEGYRFSPLKMEMFFKDDANNDPQWSEEQLLETKFSLAGLNIGRCEVDIMNRSTVAIFEVLERAWATQNCTLVDMKIEFGVNVRTKEIVLADVIDNDSWRLWPAGDRSQQKDKQVYRDLKEVTPEAMQMVKKNFEWVSERVKLLLEPKACGRVVVLMGSTSDLAHCEKIRKACGSYGIHCVLRVTSAHKGPDETLRIKAEYEGDGVPTVFVAVAGRSNGLGPVMSGNTAYPVINCPPITPDWGAQDIWSSLRMPSGLGCSTVLSPDAAAQFAAQIFGLSDHLVWSKLRASMLNTWVSLKQADKKLQACSL, encoded by the exons ATGGGGAACTTCATTGACGTCCCTGACAACAGACGGAGTACTGCGTGTCAAATTGCGAAA AAAATCAGTCGTGACTCCTGCAGCACATTTCTCTTTCTGCGCCGAATCCACGAGTTGCAG ATTTTTAGATTATCTACCAACATGGCACCTGCATCAG TGCTGAAACTTGGACAGAAACTAAATGAGGGAAAGACCAAGCAGATATTCGAGCTCGTGGATGAGCCAGGCCATGTTCTGGTCCAGTCCAAGGACCAAATCACCGCCGGGAATGCGGTGAGGAAGGACCAGATGGAGGGTAAGGCCGCGATCGCAAACAGAACCACGAGCTGTGTTTTCAAGCTACTGCAGGAAGCGG GCATTAAGACAGCCTTTGTAAGGCAACAGTCGGAGACTGCGTTCGTGGCGGCCCACTGTGAGATGATCCCCATTGAGTGGGTCTGCCGGCGGGTGGCTACTGGATCCTTCCTGAAGAGGAACCCAGGCGTCAAGGAGGGCTACAGGTTCTCCCCTCTGAAAATGGAGATGTTCTTCaag GATGATGCCAACAATGACCCTCAGTGGTCGGAGGAGCAGCTGCTGGAGACTAAGTTCTCTCTGGCTGGGCTCAACATTGGCCGCTGTGAGGTGGACATCATGAACCGCAGCACTGTTGCCATCTTTGAGGTTCTGGAGAGGGCCTGGGCCACCCAGAACTGCACACTGGTGGACATGAAG ATTGAGTTTGGTGTGAATGTCCGCACCAAAGAAATTGTGCTTGCTGATGTGATTGACAATGATTCCTGGAGGCTGTGGCCTGCGGGAGATCGGAGTCAGCAGAAAGACAAACAG GTGTACCGGGACCTGAAGGAGGTGACTCCTGAGGCCATGCAGATGGTGAAGAAAAACTTTGAGTGGGTCTCTGAAAGAGTGAAG CTTCTGCTGGAGCCCAAGGCCTGTGGCAGAGTGGTGGTTCTGATGGGCTCCACCTCTGACCTAGCCCACTGTGAGAAGATCAGGAAGGCCTGTGGCTCCTACGGAATCCACTGTGTCCTCCGAGTCACCTCTGCACACAAAGGACCAGACGAGACTCTTCGCATCAAAGCTGAATACGAAG GAGACGGAGTACCGACTGTGTTTGTGGCTGTGGCGGGCAGAAGCAATGGCCTTGGTCCAGTGATGTCAGGAAACACCGCCTACCCAGTCATCAATTGCCCTCCTATCACTCCTGACTGGGGGGCACAGGACATCTGGTCATCTCTTCGCATGCCCAGCG GTCTTGGCTgctccacagtcctctcccctGACGCTGCAGCCCAGTTTGCAGCTCAGATCTTTGGGCTCAGTGACCACCTGGTGTGGTCCAAACTGCGGGCCTCCATGCTCAACACCTGGGTGTCTCTGAAGCAGGCTGACAAGAAGCTGCAGGCCTGTAGCCTGTAA
- the LOC135513027 gene encoding multifunctional protein ADE2-like isoform X4 encodes MAPASVLKLGQKLNEGKTKQIFELVDEPGHVLVQSKDQITAGNAVRKDQMEGKAAIANRTTSCVFKLLQEAGIKTAFVRQQSETAFVAAHCEMIPIEWVCRRVATGSFLKRNPGVKEGYRFSPLKMEMFFKDDANNDPQWSEEQLLETKFSLAGLNIGRCEVDIMNRSTVAIFEVLERAWATQNCTLVDMKIEFGVNVRTKEIVLADVIDNDSWRLWPAGDRSQQKDKQVYRDLKEVTPEAMQMVKKNFEWVSERVKLLLEPKACGRVVVLMGSTSDLAHCEKIRKACGSYGIHCVLRVTSAHKGPDETLRIKAEYEGDGVPTVFVAVAGRSNGLGPVMSGNTAYPVINCPPITPDWGAQDIWSSLRMPSGLGCSTVLSPDAAAQFAAQIFGLSDHLVWSKLRASMLNTWVSLKQADKKLQACSL; translated from the exons ATGGCACCTGCATCAG TGCTGAAACTTGGACAGAAACTAAATGAGGGAAAGACCAAGCAGATATTCGAGCTCGTGGATGAGCCAGGCCATGTTCTGGTCCAGTCCAAGGACCAAATCACCGCCGGGAATGCGGTGAGGAAGGACCAGATGGAGGGTAAGGCCGCGATCGCAAACAGAACCACGAGCTGTGTTTTCAAGCTACTGCAGGAAGCGG GCATTAAGACAGCCTTTGTAAGGCAACAGTCGGAGACTGCGTTCGTGGCGGCCCACTGTGAGATGATCCCCATTGAGTGGGTCTGCCGGCGGGTGGCTACTGGATCCTTCCTGAAGAGGAACCCAGGCGTCAAGGAGGGCTACAGGTTCTCCCCTCTGAAAATGGAGATGTTCTTCaag GATGATGCCAACAATGACCCTCAGTGGTCGGAGGAGCAGCTGCTGGAGACTAAGTTCTCTCTGGCTGGGCTCAACATTGGCCGCTGTGAGGTGGACATCATGAACCGCAGCACTGTTGCCATCTTTGAGGTTCTGGAGAGGGCCTGGGCCACCCAGAACTGCACACTGGTGGACATGAAG ATTGAGTTTGGTGTGAATGTCCGCACCAAAGAAATTGTGCTTGCTGATGTGATTGACAATGATTCCTGGAGGCTGTGGCCTGCGGGAGATCGGAGTCAGCAGAAAGACAAACAG GTGTACCGGGACCTGAAGGAGGTGACTCCTGAGGCCATGCAGATGGTGAAGAAAAACTTTGAGTGGGTCTCTGAAAGAGTGAAG CTTCTGCTGGAGCCCAAGGCCTGTGGCAGAGTGGTGGTTCTGATGGGCTCCACCTCTGACCTAGCCCACTGTGAGAAGATCAGGAAGGCCTGTGGCTCCTACGGAATCCACTGTGTCCTCCGAGTCACCTCTGCACACAAAGGACCAGACGAGACTCTTCGCATCAAAGCTGAATACGAAG GAGACGGAGTACCGACTGTGTTTGTGGCTGTGGCGGGCAGAAGCAATGGCCTTGGTCCAGTGATGTCAGGAAACACCGCCTACCCAGTCATCAATTGCCCTCCTATCACTCCTGACTGGGGGGCACAGGACATCTGGTCATCTCTTCGCATGCCCAGCG GTCTTGGCTgctccacagtcctctcccctGACGCTGCAGCCCAGTTTGCAGCTCAGATCTTTGGGCTCAGTGACCACCTGGTGTGGTCCAAACTGCGGGCCTCCATGCTCAACACCTGGGTGTCTCTGAAGCAGGCTGACAAGAAGCTGCAGGCCTGTAGCCTGTAA